From Bacillus basilensis, a single genomic window includes:
- a CDS encoding NADH-quinone oxidoreductase subunit M, whose protein sequence is MNDLLLTFFIFSPLLGILLLVLTPKKESRTVRALGLFGTALPFGIAIVLACTYASGKSLSLFDEKVKWIKFGDVAAVDKRWFSIYYELGIDGLSLVMMVLTALLAMLAAIAAFTIKRNLKAFYMLLLMLEIGMLGVFAAQNLMLFFIFFEITLPPMFLLIGKWGKLSSEKAAYSYLIYNGIGSAILLIVFSVLFAKTGTTNIAELKEILAGVNAGGGQIIPSNLQLGIFIAIMIAFAIKLPVFPLHRWMVNVHIEAHPAVVMLHAGVLLKIGAYGMIRFGKGLFPEYFREFATLIAILGVINLLYGAFLALIQTDFRKVLAYSSISHMGIVLMGLAALNAPGTQGALFQVVSHGLIAALLFFLLGIIEERFGTSDITALGGLAKSVPVLSGFFLAGGMASLGLPGMSGFVSEFLAFLGLFQGEPVIAVVGVLGIILTAVYVLRATLQVTFGKKEWEAKADIHGWEYVPILLLIFCIIAIGVMPEILGDPLQNTLKTLGVK, encoded by the coding sequence ATGAATGATTTGTTATTAACGTTCTTCATTTTTTCCCCGCTTTTAGGAATTCTCTTACTTGTATTAACACCGAAAAAAGAGTCGCGTACAGTGCGAGCGCTTGGTTTATTTGGAACGGCGCTTCCATTTGGAATCGCTATCGTCCTCGCTTGTACATATGCTTCTGGAAAGAGTTTGTCGCTATTTGATGAAAAAGTGAAATGGATTAAATTTGGGGATGTTGCCGCGGTAGATAAAAGATGGTTTTCCATTTATTACGAGCTTGGTATTGATGGTTTATCGCTCGTTATGATGGTGCTAACGGCCCTTCTAGCGATGCTTGCAGCAATTGCAGCATTTACTATTAAAAGGAACTTGAAAGCCTTTTATATGCTGTTACTTATGTTAGAAATAGGGATGCTCGGCGTCTTTGCCGCTCAAAATTTAATGTTGTTCTTTATCTTCTTTGAAATTACATTGCCGCCAATGTTTTTATTAATTGGGAAGTGGGGGAAATTGTCGAGTGAAAAGGCTGCTTATAGTTATTTAATATATAACGGCATTGGCTCCGCTATTTTGCTCATCGTTTTCTCGGTTTTATTTGCGAAAACAGGCACGACAAATATTGCAGAACTGAAAGAGATATTAGCAGGAGTAAATGCGGGGGGCGGACAAATCATCCCGAGTAACTTACAGCTTGGTATATTCATTGCTATAATGATTGCTTTTGCAATTAAACTCCCTGTTTTTCCATTACATCGCTGGATGGTTAATGTGCATATTGAAGCGCATCCGGCTGTAGTTATGCTTCATGCGGGCGTTTTACTGAAGATTGGAGCATACGGTATGATTCGCTTTGGAAAGGGTTTGTTCCCGGAATACTTTCGTGAGTTTGCAACGCTAATTGCGATTTTAGGTGTCATTAATTTATTGTACGGGGCCTTCTTAGCGCTCATCCAAACGGACTTTCGGAAGGTGCTTGCTTACTCTAGTATTTCGCATATGGGTATTGTATTAATGGGCCTTGCGGCGTTAAATGCACCAGGTACACAAGGGGCACTATTCCAAGTTGTGTCGCACGGTTTAATTGCAGCCTTACTTTTCTTCTTGCTTGGCATTATTGAAGAGCGTTTTGGAACGTCGGATATTACAGCGCTTGGCGGACTCGCAAAAAGTGTTCCGGTACTTAGCGGATTCTTCTTAGCAGGAGGAATGGCATCGCTTGGATTGCCGGGGATGTCTGGATTTGTTAGCGAGTTTCTTGCCTTTCTCGGTTTATTCCAAGGAGAGCCAGTCATTGCTGTAGTCGGTGTACTTGGCATCATTTTAACCGCTGTATACGTATTAAGAGCAACACTTCAAGTAACATTCGGTAAGAAAGAGTGGGAAGCGAAAGCTGATATACACGGATGGGAGTATGTCCCTATCTTGTTACTTATCTTCTGCATTATTGCAATTGGAGTAATGCCAGAAATACTAGGGGATCCGCTGCAAAATACATTGAAAACATTGGGGGTGAAGTAG
- a CDS encoding ABC transporter ATP-binding protein: MTLAIEMKDVMKSFNEKTALRNVNIEVKQGEIFGFLGPSGSGKTTTVKILTSQLLHSVGTVRVLGKDITGPSNIDYKRIGILTDNSGLYERLSIYDNLLLFCDLYDCKKERIDEVLAQVNLLDDKKTPVKKLSKGMKQRVTLARAILHKPDILFLDEPTSALDPVNVQNIHKILKDLNKEGTTIFLTTHNMDEAETLCNRIAFLCGGEIVALDTPENLRLQYAKDQIQVVLKDKKKETVQKDELGAKRISEWMKKGELLSIHSYEPTLGDIFIEVTGRGL; encoded by the coding sequence ATGACATTGGCAATTGAAATGAAAGATGTAATGAAAAGTTTCAACGAAAAAACGGCACTTCGAAATGTGAATATTGAGGTGAAGCAAGGCGAAATTTTCGGATTCCTCGGACCAAGTGGATCTGGGAAAACGACAACAGTAAAGATTTTAACTTCTCAATTACTGCATAGCGTTGGAACGGTAAGAGTATTAGGTAAAGATATTACAGGACCAAGCAACATCGATTACAAACGAATTGGTATTTTAACAGACAACAGTGGCTTATATGAACGACTTAGCATTTATGATAACTTACTATTATTTTGTGACTTATACGATTGCAAAAAAGAACGAATCGATGAAGTGCTAGCACAAGTGAATCTATTAGATGATAAAAAAACACCAGTAAAAAAATTATCAAAGGGAATGAAGCAGCGCGTTACACTAGCAAGAGCAATCCTTCATAAACCAGATATCCTCTTCTTAGACGAGCCAACATCTGCACTCGATCCAGTAAACGTGCAAAACATTCATAAAATCTTAAAAGACTTGAACAAAGAAGGAACGACAATTTTCTTAACGACGCACAACATGGACGAAGCAGAAACGCTTTGTAACCGCATTGCCTTTCTATGTGGTGGAGAAATTGTAGCGCTTGATACACCGGAGAACCTTCGCTTACAATACGCGAAAGATCAAATACAAGTCGTGTTAAAGGATAAGAAGAAAGAAACGGTACAAAAAGATGAATTAGGTGCAAAACGCATTTCAGAATGGATGAAAAAGGGAGAACTATTATCCATTCATTCTTATGAACCCACGTTAGGCGATATCTTTATTGAAGTTACTGGGAGGGGATTATAA
- the nuoN gene encoding NADH-quinone oxidoreductase subunit NuoN, with protein MNTLLSLSWHLMVPEFIILGAAILLSICDLFFKLNHRYVALSAIAAVILAIVSLITLYGEPAGDILNGSFVLDGFSKGFKTLLLGGVALILCIAMSDDKKNPIEDKGEYYYLFLMALLGAMFMASSVDFITLFVGLELLSLSSYILVGIRKKNRVSNEAAMKYVINGGIGTAITLFGMSYLYGITGSTNIVDMQKVFAGELAGGIQLLLALAFLLLLVGLSFKIATVPFHMWAPDVYEGAATPVTAFLGTISKIAGFLLIIRLFLMVFASVLVQGDMQSLYGRMSIYIAVLASITMIIGNVVALKQYNVKRLFAYSGIAHAGYLLVPLVALSPFTMDSMWFYMLAYMLMNIGAFAIIHGLILQSDKENITIFTGLYKRSPFTAIVMTIFILSLAGIPGTAGFIGKINIFLGALHVEPAHYVLASIMMGTTVVSFVYYFRILQQMFFRTGEVEEKIRLPLNIKVVMSLCAISIVILGIMPMIGYNFFYEYFPLMKDFFFLGNVVQ; from the coding sequence ATGAATACGCTGCTTAGCTTATCGTGGCATCTCATGGTGCCAGAATTCATTATTCTCGGAGCTGCCATCCTTCTTTCCATATGTGATTTGTTTTTTAAGCTGAACCATAGATATGTAGCGCTTAGTGCAATCGCAGCCGTCATATTAGCAATCGTTTCATTAATTACGCTATACGGTGAACCAGCGGGAGATATTTTGAACGGATCGTTTGTGTTAGATGGGTTTTCAAAAGGATTTAAAACATTGTTATTAGGCGGAGTAGCCCTCATTTTATGTATCGCAATGAGCGATGATAAGAAGAATCCAATTGAGGATAAGGGAGAATATTATTACTTATTTTTAATGGCGCTTCTTGGGGCTATGTTTATGGCTTCTAGTGTCGACTTTATTACACTTTTCGTCGGTTTAGAGTTGCTTTCACTTTCTTCGTATATTTTAGTAGGAATACGAAAAAAGAACCGTGTATCAAATGAGGCGGCGATGAAATATGTCATTAATGGAGGAATCGGAACGGCAATCACACTCTTTGGAATGAGTTATTTATACGGCATTACGGGGTCGACCAATATCGTGGATATGCAAAAAGTATTTGCCGGGGAACTGGCTGGTGGTATCCAGTTATTGTTAGCTCTCGCATTTCTACTATTGCTCGTTGGGCTCTCATTCAAAATTGCAACGGTGCCGTTTCATATGTGGGCGCCTGATGTATATGAAGGGGCTGCTACACCTGTTACTGCTTTTCTTGGAACGATTTCTAAAATTGCGGGGTTCTTACTCATTATTCGTCTGTTTCTCATGGTTTTTGCAAGTGTATTGGTGCAAGGAGACATGCAATCTTTATACGGACGTATGAGCATATACATCGCGGTGCTAGCTAGTATTACGATGATTATCGGAAACGTAGTCGCGTTAAAGCAATATAACGTAAAACGTCTATTCGCCTATTCAGGAATCGCGCATGCGGGGTATTTACTCGTTCCGCTCGTAGCGTTATCACCATTTACGATGGATAGCATGTGGTTCTACATGCTTGCATATATGCTTATGAATATAGGCGCGTTTGCAATTATCCACGGCTTAATCTTACAAAGCGACAAAGAAAATATCACCATTTTCACCGGATTATATAAAAGGTCGCCATTTACAGCGATCGTGATGACGATTTTTATTTTATCGTTGGCAGGGATACCAGGAACAGCTGGTTTCATCGGGAAAATTAACATCTTTTTAGGTGCACTTCATGTAGAGCCAGCTCATTACGTACTAGCTTCTATCATGATGGGGACGACAGTCGTTTCATTCGTATATTATTTCCGTATTTTACAGCAAATGTTTTTCCGTACGGGAGAAGTAGAAGAGAAAATTCGTTTGCCACTAAATATAAAGGTTGTTATGAGCCTTTGTGCAATTTCGATTGTAATACTAGGGATTATGCCGATGATTGGATACAATTTCTTTTATGAATATTTTCCATTAATGAAGGATTTCTTCTTCCTAGGGAACGTGGTACAATAG
- a CDS encoding YwmB family TATA-box binding protein: MKIKAILIVALSVVLFLVGYREMKPISDEKKMESMIAALEKNDAKVEKWSWLARETKTISNIHTFQKLLNDVKDKANIQKWELEQSPDGYKATSYKKFSSYEERVVVTWSKENTKENTFIIFEVSGAKWDPKYVKNMNKIFNEKPIIYTCVQGVLNDKIEGVLQNKTNQVLKDLSARAIEQIEERAFVSVSAYNKKWDDALSTNREKINVQIAIRSTDNKDTIVVGTPIITSEY; this comes from the coding sequence TTGAAGATTAAAGCCATTCTTATTGTTGCACTTAGTGTTGTTTTATTTTTGGTTGGATATAGAGAGATGAAACCGATCAGCGATGAAAAGAAAATGGAGAGCATGATTGCAGCTTTAGAGAAAAATGATGCTAAAGTAGAGAAATGGTCATGGTTAGCGCGAGAAACAAAAACAATTTCTAATATACATACGTTTCAAAAATTGTTAAACGATGTGAAGGACAAGGCGAATATTCAAAAATGGGAATTAGAACAATCTCCAGATGGGTATAAAGCTACATCCTATAAAAAGTTTTCGTCTTATGAAGAACGAGTAGTAGTAACTTGGAGTAAGGAAAATACTAAAGAAAACACTTTCATTATTTTTGAAGTAAGTGGGGCGAAATGGGACCCGAAGTATGTTAAGAACATGAATAAAATTTTTAATGAAAAACCTATAATTTACACTTGTGTTCAAGGTGTACTGAATGATAAGATTGAAGGTGTTTTGCAAAATAAAACCAATCAGGTTTTGAAAGATCTTTCAGCAAGAGCGATCGAACAGATAGAAGAAAGAGCATTTGTGTCAGTCTCCGCATACAATAAAAAGTGGGATGACGCTCTTTCAACAAATAGAGAGAAAATAAATGTGCAAATAGCAATACGTTCTACAGACAACAAAGATACAATTGTGGTTGGCACACCGATCATAACTTCTGAGTATTGA
- a CDS encoding transposase → MILAKKVRLIPTPEQEKVLRNHAGAARFAYNYCKRMSDRYYKLFGKSVSQLALQKRFTKIKKRKRYEWLKDINAQVPKQASKDFDTARKNSFKKYKNGYHTSYKSKKDLIQGFYANYERLVIGKKVVHIQSIGEVKTSQQLPRNKRPSNPRVTFDGRRWWISVGFQEDFESQELTDESIGVDVGLKELFVASNGMKERNINKDAKVKKLLKRKKSAQRDMSRRFKKGVKIQSAGYEKAKTEHLRLSRKITNIRNNHIHQATAKLVKTKPMRIVVEDLPISNLLKNKKLSKAFLFQKLNFFFQCLSYKCEKYGIEYVKADKWFASSKICSCCGIKYDHSVQPEGQWSLKIREWRCVGCKSHHDRDLNASINLSRWVK, encoded by the coding sequence ATGATATTGGCGAAGAAAGTCAGACTGATTCCAACGCCTGAACAAGAAAAAGTGCTTAGAAACCATGCTGGTGCTGCAAGATTTGCTTATAACTATTGTAAAAGAATGAGTGATAGATATTATAAGCTATTTGGAAAATCTGTTTCACAGTTAGCTTTACAGAAACGATTTACAAAGATCAAGAAGCGAAAGAGATATGAGTGGTTAAAAGACATCAATGCACAAGTTCCCAAACAGGCTTCAAAAGATTTTGATACGGCGAGAAAAAATTCGTTCAAAAAGTACAAAAATGGTTATCACACTTCTTATAAATCCAAAAAAGATTTAATCCAAGGATTTTATGCCAATTATGAAAGACTGGTTATAGGAAAGAAAGTAGTTCATATTCAGTCTATTGGAGAAGTGAAAACAAGCCAACAACTACCAAGAAATAAAAGACCATCCAATCCAAGAGTTACCTTTGATGGTCGTCGCTGGTGGATTAGTGTAGGGTTCCAAGAAGACTTTGAATCACAAGAACTAACCGATGAGTCGATTGGTGTGGATGTTGGTTTAAAAGAGCTTTTTGTAGCTTCTAATGGTATGAAAGAACGAAATATAAACAAAGATGCTAAGGTTAAAAAACTTTTGAAAAGGAAAAAGTCAGCGCAAAGGGATATGTCTAGGAGATTTAAAAAAGGTGTAAAAATTCAATCTGCCGGATATGAAAAAGCTAAAACTGAGCACCTGCGGTTATCTAGGAAAATTACGAATATCCGAAATAACCATATCCACCAAGCAACAGCTAAATTGGTGAAAACCAAACCAATGAGGATTGTTGTGGAAGACTTACCTATCTCAAACCTGTTAAAAAACAAAAAACTATCGAAAGCATTTTTATTTCAAAAATTAAACTTCTTCTTTCAATGTTTATCATACAAGTGCGAGAAGTATGGCATTGAGTATGTAAAAGCTGATAAATGGTTCGCCTCAAGCAAGATTTGTTCATGTTGCGGAATAAAATACGACCATTCAGTTCAACCAGAAGGACAGTGGAGTTTAAAAATACGTGAGTGGCGTTGTGTTGGGTGCAAGAGCCATCACGATAGGGATTTAAATGCGTCGATAAATTTATCAAGATGGGTAAAATAA
- the spoIID gene encoding stage II sporulation protein D, with amino-acid sequence MKFSKPLFITVALLIALVIIVPAALVIPFAKAKVGEEAASKTPPAIESIPAPGKVDTAVQVAVYREKQKKVDTLPMEEYVTGVVASEMNASFEIEALKAQALAARTFVVQRMLSGGKKNNADVTDTVKDQVYKSKEELKKQWGNNYENNLKKIEEAVSKTAGQVLTYDGKPISASFFSTSNGRTENAADYWGNDYPYLKSVDSPWDQASPKFTSEQTFTVTDFQKRLGVKVLADGKVGNIKDLTEGKRVKDVAFQGKTLTGKQVREKLDLRSSDFTWKQEGDKIIVTTKGFGHGVGMSQYGANGMAAEGKKYTDIVAHYYKGVEIKTMNDYEGKLMVKK; translated from the coding sequence ATGAAATTTTCAAAGCCACTTTTTATCACAGTAGCGCTTCTAATAGCGCTCGTTATCATTGTACCTGCTGCTCTTGTTATTCCGTTTGCGAAAGCAAAAGTAGGGGAAGAAGCAGCTTCTAAAACTCCTCCAGCGATAGAAAGTATACCAGCTCCAGGGAAAGTGGATACAGCGGTTCAAGTTGCTGTATATCGTGAGAAACAGAAAAAGGTAGATACATTACCTATGGAGGAGTATGTGACCGGTGTAGTAGCTTCTGAGATGAATGCCAGTTTTGAAATAGAGGCGCTAAAGGCGCAGGCATTAGCAGCGAGAACATTTGTGGTGCAGCGTATGCTAAGCGGAGGAAAGAAAAACAATGCGGACGTGACAGATACGGTGAAAGATCAAGTGTACAAAAGTAAAGAAGAATTGAAGAAACAATGGGGTAATAACTATGAAAATAATTTGAAAAAAATCGAAGAAGCCGTTTCGAAAACCGCAGGACAAGTTTTAACATATGATGGCAAACCAATCTCAGCATCCTTCTTTTCAACGAGTAATGGCCGAACAGAAAATGCGGCTGATTACTGGGGAAATGATTATCCGTACTTAAAGAGCGTAGATAGTCCGTGGGATCAAGCTTCTCCGAAATTTACGAGCGAGCAAACATTTACAGTAACTGACTTTCAAAAACGTCTTGGTGTGAAAGTGCTAGCAGACGGGAAGGTTGGAAATATTAAAGATCTTACGGAAGGAAAGCGAGTAAAAGATGTAGCATTTCAAGGGAAAACATTAACAGGAAAGCAAGTTCGTGAAAAGTTAGATTTACGCTCTTCTGACTTCACGTGGAAACAAGAGGGAGATAAAATCATTGTTACGACTAAAGGATTCGGCCACGGCGTTGGTATGAGCCAATACGGAGCAAATGGCATGGCAGCGGAAGGTAAGAAATATACAGATATCGTCGCTCATTATTATAAAGGTGTCGAAATAAAGACGATGAACGATTATGAAGGAAAGTTGATGGTGAAGAAGTAG
- the murA gene encoding UDP-N-acetylglucosamine 1-carboxyvinyltransferase gives MEKIIVRGGKRLNGTVRVEGAKNAVLPIIAAALLASDGKNVLSEVPVLSDVYTINEVLRHLNAEVVFENNQVTIDASKELNIEAPFEYVRKMRASVQVMGPLLARNGRARIALPGGCAIGSRPIDQHLKGFEAMGAKVQVGNGFVEAYVEGELKGAKIYLDFPSVGATENIMSAATLAKGTTILENAAKEPEIVDLANFLNAMGAKVRGAGTGTIRIEGVDKLYGANHSIIPDRIEAGTFMVAAAITGGDILIENAVPEHLRSITAKMEEMGVKVIEENEGVRVIGPDKLKAVDIKTMPHPGFPTDMQSQMMALLLQADGTSMITETVFENRFMHVEEFRRMNADIKIEGRSVIMNGPNSLQGAEVGATDLRAAAALILAGLVSEGYTRVTELKHLDRGYVDFHKKLAALGATIERVNEKVEEVKEQEVSDLHA, from the coding sequence TTGGAAAAGATCATCGTCCGTGGCGGAAAGCGGTTAAACGGCACAGTGCGTGTTGAGGGCGCAAAAAATGCTGTATTACCTATAATCGCTGCAGCCCTATTAGCGAGTGATGGAAAGAATGTACTATCTGAAGTACCAGTTTTGTCTGATGTATACACAATTAATGAGGTATTACGTCATTTAAATGCTGAAGTCGTATTTGAAAATAACCAAGTAACAATCGATGCTTCTAAAGAACTAAACATTGAAGCACCATTTGAATATGTACGTAAAATGCGTGCATCTGTTCAAGTAATGGGACCATTATTAGCACGTAACGGTCGTGCTCGTATTGCACTTCCTGGTGGATGTGCAATTGGTTCACGTCCAATTGACCAACATTTAAAAGGCTTCGAAGCAATGGGAGCAAAAGTACAGGTTGGTAACGGTTTTGTTGAGGCATACGTTGAGGGAGAACTAAAAGGAGCTAAAATTTATTTAGACTTCCCAAGCGTGGGCGCGACAGAAAACATTATGTCTGCAGCTACATTAGCAAAAGGGACAACAATCCTTGAAAACGCAGCGAAAGAACCAGAAATCGTTGACTTAGCTAACTTCTTAAATGCGATGGGAGCAAAAGTACGCGGAGCTGGAACTGGAACGATTCGTATCGAAGGCGTTGATAAATTATATGGTGCAAACCACTCTATTATTCCTGACCGTATTGAAGCGGGAACATTCATGGTTGCAGCGGCAATTACTGGTGGAGACATCTTAATTGAAAATGCTGTACCTGAACATTTACGCTCAATTACAGCGAAAATGGAAGAAATGGGTGTTAAAGTTATTGAGGAAAATGAAGGTGTACGTGTTATCGGCCCAGATAAGTTAAAAGCGGTTGATATTAAAACTATGCCTCACCCAGGTTTCCCAACAGACATGCAATCACAAATGATGGCATTATTACTACAAGCTGATGGAACAAGTATGATTACAGAAACGGTATTCGAAAACCGCTTTATGCACGTTGAAGAATTCCGTCGTATGAATGCTGATATTAAAATCGAAGGTCGTTCTGTTATTATGAACGGTCCAAACAGCTTACAAGGTGCTGAAGTAGGCGCAACTGACTTACGTGCTGCTGCTGCATTAATCTTAGCTGGTTTAGTATCTGAAGGTTACACTCGTGTAACTGAGTTAAAGCATCTTGACCGTGGTTATGTAGATTTCCATAAGAAATTAGCTGCATTAGGTGCAACTATTGAACGTGTAAACGAAAAAGTAGAAGAAGTGAAAGAACAAGAAGTTTCTGATCTTCACGCTTAA
- a CDS encoding DUF1146 family protein, translating to MAHLLGQQALIAIVSHLLFITITWWALQGIHIERLMKPGKVMQTRVLLILITIAIGTSVSNFFLDYLGYSKSLTYLVK from the coding sequence TTGGCACATCTTTTAGGGCAACAAGCACTGATTGCCATTGTTTCGCATTTATTGTTTATTACCATTACATGGTGGGCCTTACAAGGTATTCACATTGAGCGTCTAATGAAGCCTGGAAAGGTGATGCAGACGCGAGTATTACTCATCCTAATTACAATTGCAATTGGGACATCCGTAAGTAACTTTTTCCTTGATTATTTAGGCTATTCAAAGAGTTTAACGTATTTAGTAAAGTAA
- a CDS encoding LytTR family transcriptional regulator DNA-binding domain-containing protein produces MELKVEKGQCVVLQCNNHTAKVLHRIIIGEEEASTGNVLFEGEAIGKKHYSRIGFCFLKDEAYDRLKVKEYFKFLIGLYESNMSTEEVVQYVGLLDKLNVKIEKLSFSEKRRLHIGRVMIHNPDLVILEEPEQNVDTESTIIIRKAIMKMKEQGKAIFITSSFLSDALSLTEDVYILNNNGVKKVEIEQEEAEEVDEEKVVQMIPQMKLERIPAKVNDKIILLDPMEIHFIETQNGVTHIHVREGDFVCALTLSELEARLTGFGFFRCHRSYLVNLQRVREVITWTRNSFSLILDDERKSSIPLSKGRMDELKGVIGL; encoded by the coding sequence ATTGAGCTAAAGGTTGAGAAAGGACAATGTGTTGTTTTGCAGTGTAATAACCATACAGCTAAAGTGTTGCACCGCATTATTATTGGTGAGGAAGAAGCTTCAACTGGCAATGTGCTATTTGAAGGTGAAGCGATTGGAAAGAAACATTATTCCCGCATCGGCTTTTGTTTCTTGAAAGATGAGGCATATGATCGTTTGAAGGTAAAGGAATACTTCAAGTTCTTAATAGGACTGTATGAATCAAATATGAGCACAGAAGAAGTAGTGCAATATGTCGGTCTCTTAGATAAGTTAAACGTTAAAATAGAAAAACTATCATTTTCAGAGAAACGCCGTCTTCATATCGGGCGAGTTATGATTCATAATCCGGATTTAGTTATTTTGGAAGAGCCAGAGCAAAATGTAGATACAGAGAGTACGATTATTATTCGAAAAGCAATCATGAAAATGAAAGAGCAAGGAAAGGCAATCTTTATCACGTCATCATTTCTATCGGACGCCCTTTCATTAACAGAAGATGTATACATATTAAACAATAATGGTGTGAAAAAAGTAGAAATTGAACAAGAGGAAGCAGAAGAAGTCGATGAAGAGAAGGTCGTTCAAATGATTCCGCAAATGAAGTTAGAAAGAATACCAGCGAAAGTGAACGATAAAATCATTTTACTTGATCCAATGGAAATTCATTTCATTGAAACGCAAAATGGAGTGACACATATTCACGTTCGTGAAGGGGATTTCGTATGCGCATTAACATTAAGCGAACTAGAAGCAAGGTTAACAGGTTTTGGTTTCTTTAGATGTCATCGTTCTTACCTTGTGAATTTACAAAGGGTTCGAGAAGTGATTACTTGGACTCGTAATAGTTTTAGTTTAATTTTGGATGACGAAAGAAAAAGTTCAATTCCGCTTTCAAAAGGACGAATGGATGAATTAAAAGGTGTCATTGGGCTATAA